The segment tttaataataataaaatacttagtaaagaaagaaaattaaaaaataattataataatgagaagatagtcatttcaattttacaTCAAACCAAATAACAGCAAAATTTGTTGGAAAAGACTATGTTTCAACTTTTGAAATTTTAAGTACCAAATCTCtaaaaaaaaatgcaaaccacAAATATTATTTTTGCAGTTTGTCTAAATATAAACAAATCATATGATAAGATTCCACACTAAAAAAAGATTGAAAAGCAATGGAGGATTTACATTGATGAGTAACTTTTATGCATTACACTAATTAATGGTGCATATAAGAGTGCCTTCTTTTTTTTAACAGCAAAAGTGTAATAAAAAGTCATCCTGCTAAGTAGAAATATACAAAAAAAACGCCTAACAAGACATGGAAACAGGAAGCAAAGATACAAAAGTTTTGACACTTGTTTATCAAATATCAATGTGTTAGGTACTAATCATTGTTTTATGTCTGCTTGAGTGCTTGTAATTACTGCACGAGGAAATATAAGACGATCAGACCTAGACTAGTACTCCTTACACATGCATCATGTGAGTTTTTAATCAAACGCTTTTAGGAATTGGAAAACCTGAATCTCGAGAAATGTTTTAGACATGCCACCTCACCTCGTTCTAACTCCAGTACCATTCAATTATACAACCCCAAGCTAGTGTCTATATATACTCAAGCACTTAACGGACTACACTTACAACTTCAGTTCCACACTAACCAAAATGGTACATACATTCACCATAATTCTGAAAGTTTTGTTATCTATATTTGAATAGGGAATGTCAGGTTTACATGGTTTCTTCATTGCTAAAATTTTTTCATCTCTTTTAGTAATATTTTATTCTGGATCCATATGCAGGCAGCCAATGCAGAATGCGTATGGGGTACAACTTGGGGAGGAAAGGGTGGATCACGTACCTGGGAATTCATAATACCTGATGGTTCAACACTTACCAAGATAGCTTTAAGCAGTGGAGACGCTTTAGATTTCATCCGTTTCACTTACAAGGATGGGTATGGCCATACCCATTCTTCTGAAAAATTCGGTGGTGATGGCGGCTCACCTCATATGGTAAGCTTCTAATTCATCTGTCATGTATACACGTATCGAAGTTAGGTTCTTGTTTTACAATATAGCAGTCATGATATTTATATTTCGGTTTCAGATCATCTTTGACGACAATGAGTACCTCATCGGGATTAGTGGACGTGTCGGATCATTTGGTGACCACACCGTGATTACGTCAGTGACTTTTCAGACCAACATCAGAACTTATGGGGAATACGGCACAAACCCCGGGACTGATTTCTCGTTTGGGGTCACACGCGGTAAGTTTTCGGGATTCTATGGAAAGTGTGGCAGTTCCGTAGACTCTTTGGGTGTCATTCTTCAGGCGTGACATGATATATGACAGCATGCATGCATGTTGTGTTTGATGGAAACATATGTTAGATGGTTGGTCGTACGTCATTTTGTTTTCTAAATGTGGTAAtcctatatatgtattttatatgttttaagatCGTATCTAGTTTCTTCGGATGTGAAACTAATAAAATAAGGTAGCATACCAAGCCAAGTACAATAAGCACCCTTGTTGTGCATGTGCATTACGTTTCTCATGTACCCCATAAGCTTCTAAATGGATTTTTCTTGCTTTCTTCTTTGCAAATACTTCCACCATAAATTTATTTGGTTTTAGTTTCTAGCTAGTGTTgagttctttttctttttatttacacAATAATTTTTTCTTAGGGACATGTCCTTTTCTTTTGGAGTATTTGATGAGGACACCAATGTATCTTTTCATACATGTAACCATATAAGGAAAAATCAACATATGAGCACTGTCGCTCAATGGAATCTATGGGTTTAAGAAACTACAAAATTGACTCATTTACGACCGCCATATCAGTTCAATCAAATATCTGGAATATGAACTTGGAGAGGGAATGAAATATAGGagcgaaaaataaaaaaatattaaaatttatttcCGTTAAATTGTATTAAAAGTAATTACATGTTTGGTTCATATGGTTGTTGAAAATTACATCTTTTAGTCCATAAGATTCATTTGTTGCACTGATGATCCTTCATTGTTTTTTTGGCTGTCCGATTACCCCCTAAACTTAACTGCCTTAAAGGTGGAACCATTAAGACCCTTCTTATGCAATGCACATGAGTGTATTTTGGTCTTTTTATCTATCCTTTTGTGTTCATTTTCATTTACCAATTAAAAATACTAAAATATGATGACCTTAAGAACGCAAAGAACAAACATCTTCTTCGTAACCTATATAttgatttttcatatatataaacCTTCGAATCCATAATTTTGATCTTTGCAAATTATTGTTCAAGCAGGCTTTACAAGTTGAATTTTGTTAAGATTGAGATAATATGATCATTCTAGCTATTTGAGGCTAAATCAACAAATTTTATATGTAAATTGTAATATAAACTTCAGATTATGTTAATTAGTAAAAGTCATAGGTTGGCCATTCATAGCATTCCGATGAATGAGGTTTCGACTTCCCATTCCGAATTGGTggaaattgtgatttttagtCATTTTTTCTTTCAATACGGTGAACTAACGTCCTTTCTAATCTACTAATTTGCTTAAAATATTATTTGGAGGTTGGTTTATGAATGTTGTGATTTGTATTTTTGAAATTAAGAAACTATATAGTGTGGGATTATGGAGGTAAAAATATTTTGTATTAGATGAGTTTTATTTTTCTGAGAAATTATTAGGATATTTTTGGAAATGACTTTGTTTGAAGCTATTAATGAGTTTAAAAAGTCAATTTGGATATTAAATGGATATAATCAATATTTCATTGACCTTATCTACAAGGTTAGTAATCTACTATGTGTGACTGATTCTATTGTACTTTCATCGATGGAGAATTTAAAATAATTACTACTATTTAAGCAAATATATTCAGACATGTAGTTTCTTCGGTTATGAGTCTAGTTAGACTCAGGCAACCATTTTTTTAGAATGAAAAATATATAATTGAAAGCCGGCTAGAATCTAGACAAAAGAAACAGTTACATGGAagcaataaaaaaaaattgggtccTCTAGGCAACACAATTGGCATTAGTTTTACAACACCTACCATCAGCCCAAAAGAAACTTTGAGAAATCATCTTATCAAATAACAAGCAATTTTTAGGCTTAACTttaccaaaaagaaaaaaatttctaAAGCACCAAATCGACCACCAGAGAgtgtaaaaaacaaaaaacagcCTTCAGAAACTGCTGACAAAGAgaagacaaatgcaacaaaccaACCCAGTGAATCAAATGTGGCGCTGGAAGCAAAGAAGGCATATGAATATTCGACCATCTGCAAAAAAAATTTCAATAAGTTGATATCCAATTCACATTTAAAGAACAAATGAGTGACATTTTCgacttccttcttgcaaatagGACAAAAACATTAACTTTTATAGGAGTGACACAACGGCATCTAGTAGTAGAACTAGACCCAATAAGAGAACGCTTATCAATTTCCGATCTCATAGAAGACATAGAAAAAGAACCAACAATCAAGGGACCAACTCAGCCTATCTGAAGACGAAGAGATGATAACCAAGGATATGAAATCTAAGAAATCGGACCACAACTCTTTCTCTCGGGTTTCTTCTAAAATAAGTTACCCAACCCGGTTGTTGGATCTTCAAAGAAATAGATATTTGCTTATCCAATACAAGGGAATATCATCTATGGAAAGAAGTTTTTTAAAGGGTCATTACTAATCCAGTGGTCCCCAAAAAAGAAGTAAGCTTGCCATCTCCAATCACCGTTTTGCAAAAAGACATAAGATCGATACCTTTAGAAGTAAAGAATCAACTATTGATTCCCAAATGGAGTTACCAACACTCCTTAGTGAAGAATGACCAAGTAACCATGTCCTCCATGAATGGAGTTGATCACTTTAACTCCAAGAACAATAGGAAACAAAAGAAACCGCCAACTCCATTTAAAAAGAATAGCACGgttgagagaaaaaaaaagacTATTAACCTCGAGACCACCATTACATGTTCTTCCCAACCCCAAGAAAAAAGCATTACAAAAGGATTCAAAACGGTTCGAAAAAAACTCCAGAGCTATGAAAGTAGACATAAAGTACGTTAGGGTAGCACCTAAAACTAACCTAAGTAACGTCAGTTTGCCTCTACCGAAAGAGTTTTATCCTTCTAATTTGAAAGTTTAGAAGTAAATCTATCGATCATATCATCCCATGAAGCAATATGATATATATTACCACTCACTATGTGACCTAAATAATAGAACAAACTTTTACTATGAACACAACCAATAGAAACTGTCACATCCTCCACTACCAAAAACTGAActccaaaacccatcagagtACTCTTGTGCACGTTAATCCTGAGGCCAGAAGGTAAGGAAAAACAATGTAGAAGtctcaaaaacataatttaatcatTTCAGAATAGAAGTGATCGTTTGTCACACCCTAAACCAAAACgacagaaacattcgggggcggagaacgtcatgtacaatatcataacaatgcccaaggtttgtgttttggagccacaTGGTAAAATAGGAAAAGTTATAAGTTAGGCTTCTTGCATGGATTATGGTTATTAGTTCCACATTTATTAAGGCAAGTGTAACTATATAGATATGTAGGGATTGTCGATACCTTTgggtacatataaagaacaccaaaaacagaattgaaatgaagaagttatggttgtttgaagttgtaCTGGAACTTGGAGGTTTTTCCCTACGTAGGGAGTAAGAGAACTACGCATTGCGTAGATGTTGAAATCATATCGTGTTTTTAAATGACTTACGTATGACGTAACTTAGTTTACGTAGAGCATAATTGCTGCTGACCAAAATGCTAATCCTAAggctttgagccctatttaagggctcTAACTTCTTGGAACCCTTCCCATATCTAGCCTCCATCACCTCATATCATTCCTTGAGAAACCTTAGCCCCCTCTTGCTTTAAAAATACTACTATGTtgttattttgttttaaaaatataaatatgtagTTTGAGTGAaagttaaaaatatatttctattttGATTTCAGAATACAAATAAATTTTTGtcttcaattaaaaaaaatgtatggATAAAAGTTATTTAGTTTGAGTGAAAGTTAAAAATATATTTGTAACGactgaaaaatacaaccaattttaatttttttcaaaaacatctcgatacCATAacatctttacaaaaaggttttcagtacaaaacatttaacgtgttcccaaaatcacaacactacaaaatcatgaggagcggtacgatcacgccttcgccttgccacgatcacctgaagaacctgaaaaatataaaaccacaactgtaagcccgaaagcttagtgagatatccccaaattaccaaccacatataccatacacgcataacatgccataacatatctgatcacagaacaaccatccacttcgggtctactgtgtgactggtccgccgcaccggcctacagtccacctggtccaccctctgagtctatccacatacatcgagtctgcagtgtgattggtccgcccggtcccgggccttcaatccacctggtccactctctgagtctacagtatgactagtccgcccgcaccgggccttcaatctgtctggtccactctccgagccttcggcacgtctagtccgccctttcgggacctacagcctatccggaccgctcgctgggccttcgggacaaccggtccgccctgggtatcttggcctactgcacacagcaggacctaCCTCAACCCagctccagtccaaacaaccatgtgcacatatatacatacaatcataaagCAAATCACAGTccacaagcagatcaaacagatcacataacatatcatcatcctaaaccaggataccgacctaacaggtcgcTAGCATAGcgcctccctatctctcaggataccgatctcaatcaggcctctaacgtataccatcctaactctccggatgcaaacatatcacagcaacaacataacaacaacatagcaacaactacccggatctcaatccgataagggccggccttggtgccttagaccccgttgatatagtcaggataactcacctcgaaactgccgactgaacagataacccaagctgctccgatcaccgATACGATCTCCACTACTGGtcaatcaccaatgcactgaactcaaaacaataattaacaattaccaaaatacctttGGAAACCACTGGACAACCCTTGGtccaagacaaggtcaaagtcaacccctaactgaccctactcgccgagtcaacccgatgactcgccgagtccccatactcagaacttccctcaatccgcgacctaactcgccgagtcaccccgagacttgccgagtccaacaactctgagtccactcgcacacaactcaccgagtcatcccttgaattaccgattctcgactcaaccagagaacatCGGGATTCTtcaacaagactcgccgagtccaagaacagactcgccgagtctaaggctatattcaacctactcgccgagttgttcatacaactcgctgagttccaggccatcttcatccgactcgccgagttgttcttccaactcgtcgagttccagctcatcttcaaccaactcgtcgagtacacccatgtgactcgccgagtaccaccggtctgaaaccatacagaagcactccaggccatgcaattgatccaaaacatagatctagcttcctacaacccattcatcacgtaaagtggcaaactttacgtgaatccgacgagatctaggctttttgcactttgggttagggtttgggacatgaaggcttcactaaacactccaacacagggactttcatgctctctgattcttctccatctcagatctgaggtagcaacctcagatctaacctctagactccaatatAGCCCAAGATTGGCTTccctcaaaccccaaaatgaagaaacaagataacaacagcctaagaacgagatattacctcaaaagaacgccccaactgcaaggaaactcgaatccaagcaaagccccttgccctacaccttcaaactcccaaactttcttcaacaaatacttctccaagctccaatccactcaacaatggtgcttctccgcgatttagggtttctgggactcaaggggggggggggggggtgatagAGAGGCTGGGGAGTAAATATAatgctctttatatagggctcaactccAAGAATTAGgtttttctccactcagcgcctactcgccgagtccatctcattgactcgccgagtcggctacttatcacgcgaccaagtcgtgaccctactcgccgagtcactctttcccaattaacgCTGTTgggtttaaaaccctaattgagatttgatgaacaagatgcggaaaataagaaaaacacaaatatgaagatgatgtcgaatgatcactcgatttattcaaatatgaggaataaattacactttcatcatagactaaagaatctaacactacataagaaacctcacgtggcggctacattttgcctcactcttaaccctaattgggaataatacatgactatttatagggaaaagacaagtcttgggcttttaacctagaattcatcaaaggggcccattgccatcatccatggagtgctttgaaaccctacaatctccccctcaaagtatggaatggatgacaatgctttaacttccaaaacaagcatctagcaaataaaaagatctgcaacgaggaatatatgaagcaatccacgaatcttgattcttcaatagtcttcaaacacgagctctaggatatataaatcaagcactgaagtaatgtctttaaacttctttttcgaatgtaatcccaaagaatcttcatgaaaaccaaacccgccataaaaacccatttcagaacaaagagaccgaatcacttcttgtctttgaagagctccccctccaagtcacaatgatcttcaaataagctaatgatataagccatcaaaaaatatcatgtaacaacccaaactttaagattcgtaacgccacttgatcgagaaaatacaagaagtcggagatataacaagtccttagcagagctcgatgaaaaacttccgctgtaaaggatacttctctgtaaaagctttagcagagctcaatgaagaacttccgctgtaaaagctaccttcataattctaccacaagctttatcaaaaatcttcaactttgaaaagtcacaaatccaatttcgaatggccataccaaattctcctcTGATttttaatcaaaaacatgattataaagccttcaaatggtcatgagaatgatcttgaatggataaaaatttactatggtcccccgcgacaaaatgatatatacaatgaagtataaaatccgaaaaagtcgtgaaaaattTAACGATATCACGGAAAACGACTTTctgaaccgccaagacttgatggaatccttatttttctgttcatgaaaaaatatgtgcattaaagaattcaaaattgttcaccggccctcaaatttgtaaacttttcgAAAAACGGGTTGAGACTGTCACATTGCTGAAGTTCTGGGACTGAAAAGGTAATTCTGCATCAAATGCCCCTTCATTTGTAACAGATTCTGGAAATGGTCCATAATTGCCAAGCCATGAAAAATACAGGGACCGGAATTGACAAATCGTAGGTGTTGCAGGGACAAAAAAAACGTTAAGTCATCTTCCCCAATTTACCCCTGATTTAAAGAACACGACTGGAAGGGGACTCATACGAGTGTTCACAAACGAAACCACACATACGATTCCAATCAACTCCTTGTAGACTTTCGTTCCGAGCACACAGATACCAAAGTGAATCCGAGCCATTCGCAGTCCCAATTTCAAGTCGTTTCGCTTTTATCAGAAACATCGAATGTGAGAGGTTCGCTCCGATTCCGATGGAATGAATCAAGGCAACACCGATTCCTTGACCTTTCGCTTTGAATCAAATCGATAACAAACCCAATGCGAATCCATGTCAACGAGCGTTATGAGTGTGAGCCCAGAAAAAACGAGCTTCATTCGTTCATAGTTCACCCCAAATCAcaatcaattttgactttttagcaTTGACCACCAAAATCATCTTTTTCCAATCGTTTGAACACTCCGATTCATTCACTCTGGGCAACATGATTCAAATTGATTTTGCAATTTCAGTATAGATTGAAGTTCCAGTCAAATGACATCCTTCCGACTACCAATTTATTCATTACCCTATTGTTCCAAAAATATTCACTTATCGATTCTTCTTCAGCTATTCATCATCAGTTCTCAAAATAACAATCCCTAATTAACATCGAATGGCAAATCTAGACCTAGTTTACAATCAATCATACAAATACCAACAGATGATTCCAAGAACATTTTATCTAATTGATTTGAAGACCAAAACAAAACTCGAGAACAACGTCGATTGAGACAAACAAAATCGATTTGAAGACCAAAACTCAAATAGAAATCGAGAATTGTAAGATATAGCAGAACAAAAGAGTATTCAATCGCCATAAAATTAAAcccaaaaaaaacttttgatttgTGAGATTTTGTGATTTCAATCGGCAATATAGGAACAATGAACGAAATATGTGGGCTATTTGAGTGAAACTAATGAATAGTAAACAACGATGATGGGCTCATGACCAACATGTCATCAGATGAATGAATATAGATTAAAAAACAGTTAGGCTAAATCAATGGAATAGATCTGTCATTGtaaaatgttgattatgaatCGAACAACTGGACAGATCCAATCAAAAAAATACAAACAGAATATGAATGAGAATAAATTAcccagatgaacagtagaagaacatGAGTGATTATGAACAGTTGCTTGAACAAGAACATTGATTCCAAaaagccaaaacaccaataattttCAACAAGTTGTGCAAAAAATCAtcaaaccaagaaccgatacttcaaaaatcaatagatcttcaaagacccgctctgataccatttgttgtgtttaaaaccctaattgagatttgatgaacaagatgcggaaaataagaaaaacacaaatatgaagattatgtcgaatgatcactcgatttattcaaatatgaggaataaattacactttcagcatagactaaagaatctaacactacataagaaacctcacgtggcggctacattttgcctcactcttaaccctaattgggaataatacatgactatttatagggaaaagacaagtcttgggcttttaacctagaattcatcaaaggggcccattgccatcatccatggagtgctttgaaaccctacaaacaCTTTTAGCACTTCAACcctactcttgctatttcgggatgttacaattctcccccacttaaattaggcttcgtcctcgaagcttaCAGCAATTCAACTCCaaagatactcccacaacgcgccacctggccttaacaGGACCAGGTCtctcaaggcatacccatcgaaactcgaacacactCTCCCTTCCCTTACGgcgtcctgaccaccgtctcgaaccgggcaccggctgtaccctctgataatcacaccccataa is part of the Lactuca sativa cultivar Salinas chromosome 7, Lsat_Salinas_v11, whole genome shotgun sequence genome and harbors:
- the LOC111906587 gene encoding protein GOS9 → MAANAECVWGTTWGGKGGSRTWEFIIPDGSTLTKIALSSGDALDFIRFTYKDGYGHTHSSEKFGGDGGSPHMIIFDDNEYLIGISGRVGSFGDHTVITSVTFQTNIRTYGEYGTNPGTDFSFGVTRGKFSGFYGKCGSSVDSLGVILQA